One stretch of Actinacidiphila sp. DG2A-62 DNA includes these proteins:
- a CDS encoding thiamine pyrophosphate-requiring protein, with the protein MSLKVSDHVLERLREWDVEHVFAYAGDGINGLLAAWGRAGDKPQFVQARHEEMAAFEAVGYAKFSGKVGVCAATSGPGAIHLLNGLYDAKLDHVPVVAIVGQTNRSAMGGSYQQEVDLLSLYKDVASEFCEMVTVPEQLPNVLDRAIRTAYARHTVTAVIIPADVQELDYSAPQHAFKMVPSSLGMSHYAPVPDDADLHRAADVLNAGEKVAILVGQGARGARQEVEQAADVLAAGVAKALLGKDVLSDELPYVTGSIGLLGTRPSYEMMRDCDTLLVIGSSFPYTQFLPQFGQARAVQIDSDPFMIGLRYPFEVNLVGDAAATLKQLLPQLKHKRHGSWRKTVEKNTARWWEVMQRRAAVDAEPVNPEYVVHALDDLLPRDAVVTADSGSAANWYARHLRFRGEMRGSLSGTLATMGPGVPYAIGAKFAHPQRPAVALVGDGAMQMNGMAELITAAKYRRQWQDPRLVVAVLNNQDLNQVTWEMRAMEGAPQFLPSQEIPDVPYADVARSFGLDGVRVERPGDVVDAWRRALAADGPFVIDFRTDPAVPPIPPHASLDQIEAAASSVLHGDPDRAGMVRQGIKAKIQEALPGRRHREDRPGAQDGH; encoded by the coding sequence GTGTCCCTCAAGGTGTCCGACCACGTACTGGAGCGCCTGCGCGAGTGGGACGTCGAGCACGTCTTCGCCTACGCGGGCGACGGCATCAACGGGCTGCTCGCCGCATGGGGGCGGGCCGGCGACAAACCGCAGTTCGTGCAGGCCCGGCACGAGGAGATGGCCGCCTTCGAGGCGGTCGGCTACGCCAAGTTCTCCGGCAAGGTCGGCGTCTGCGCGGCGACCTCGGGCCCCGGCGCGATCCACCTGCTCAACGGGCTGTACGACGCCAAGCTCGACCACGTGCCGGTCGTCGCGATCGTCGGCCAGACCAATCGCAGCGCCATGGGCGGCAGCTACCAGCAGGAAGTGGACCTGCTGAGCCTGTACAAGGACGTGGCCTCGGAGTTCTGCGAGATGGTCACCGTGCCCGAGCAGCTGCCGAACGTCCTGGACCGGGCGATCCGCACCGCCTACGCCCGGCACACCGTGACCGCCGTCATCATCCCCGCCGACGTCCAGGAACTCGACTACTCCGCGCCGCAGCACGCGTTCAAGATGGTGCCCTCCAGCCTCGGCATGAGCCACTACGCGCCGGTGCCGGACGACGCCGACCTGCACCGGGCCGCCGATGTGCTGAACGCCGGCGAGAAGGTCGCGATCCTGGTCGGCCAGGGCGCGCGCGGCGCCCGACAGGAGGTCGAGCAGGCCGCCGACGTGCTGGCCGCGGGCGTCGCCAAGGCGCTGCTCGGCAAGGACGTGCTGTCCGACGAACTGCCCTACGTCACCGGCTCGATCGGGCTGCTGGGCACCCGGCCCTCGTACGAGATGATGCGCGACTGCGACACCCTGCTGGTGATCGGGTCGAGCTTCCCGTACACCCAGTTCCTGCCGCAGTTCGGGCAGGCGCGGGCGGTGCAGATCGACAGCGACCCGTTCATGATCGGGCTGCGCTACCCGTTCGAGGTCAACCTCGTCGGGGACGCCGCCGCCACCCTCAAGCAGCTGCTGCCGCAGCTGAAGCACAAGCGGCACGGCAGCTGGCGCAAGACGGTGGAGAAGAACACCGCCCGCTGGTGGGAGGTCATGCAGCGGCGGGCCGCGGTCGACGCCGAGCCGGTCAACCCCGAGTACGTGGTGCACGCGCTGGACGACCTGCTGCCGCGGGACGCGGTGGTGACCGCGGACTCCGGCTCGGCCGCCAACTGGTACGCGCGGCACCTGCGGTTCCGCGGCGAGATGCGCGGCTCGCTGTCGGGCACGCTGGCGACGATGGGGCCGGGCGTGCCGTACGCGATCGGCGCGAAGTTCGCCCACCCGCAGCGCCCGGCGGTGGCGCTGGTCGGCGACGGCGCGATGCAGATGAACGGCATGGCCGAGCTGATCACCGCGGCCAAGTACCGGCGCCAGTGGCAGGACCCGCGGCTGGTGGTGGCCGTGCTCAACAACCAGGACCTCAACCAGGTGACCTGGGAGATGCGGGCCATGGAGGGCGCGCCGCAGTTCCTGCCGTCGCAGGAGATCCCCGACGTGCCGTACGCGGACGTGGCCCGCTCCTTCGGCCTGGACGGGGTGCGGGTGGAGCGTCCCGGGGACGTGGTGGACGCGTGGCGGCGCGCACTGGCGGCGGACGGGCCGTTCGTCATCGACTTCCGCACCGACCCCGCGGTGCCGCCGATCCCGCCGCACGCCAGCCTCGACCAGATCGAGGCGGCGGCGTCCTCGGTGCTGCACGGCGACCCGGACCGGGCCGGCATGGTGCGGCAGGGCATCAAGGCCAAGATCCAGGAGGCGCTGCCGGGCCGCCGCCACCGCGAGGACCGGCCGGGCGCCCAGGACGGGCACTAG
- a CDS encoding FAD-binding and (Fe-S)-binding domain-containing protein, protein MDGEVRFDAGSRGAYATDGSNYRQVPIGVVVPRSVDAGAAAVAVCARFGAPLLSRGGGTSLGGQCTNTAVVIDWTKYCDALVSVDAERHTCVVEPGIVLDELNRQLAPYGLMFGPKPSTHSHCAIGGMVGNNSCGASAQAYGKTVDNLRRLEVLTYDGLRMWTGRTSPQEYDAIVAAGGRRAELYEGMRSLADRHLADIRRGYPKIPRRVSGYNLDDLLPENGFHVARALTGSESTLVTVLHAELELVPVPAAQAIVVLGYPDICAAADDVPRLLDVCEPSQLEALDGRMAQLMREEGSHLESLESFPEGSSWLLVQFSGDGPEDVDRQCRAMLDGLGRSTDDPTVVVSEDAEREQRMLKAREAGLGVTARPPDDRETWEGWEDSAVPPDRLGDYLRDLKQLFARFGYDHPSLYGHFGQGCVHTRIPFGLRTAQGVADFRAFLLEAADLVASYGGSLSGEHGDGQARGELLPKMFGERLVGAFGEFKALFDPDDRMNPGKVVAPNPVDGQLRLGAAWRPRDDRDARFGYPDDDHSFNQAVMRCVGIGNCRSHEGGVMCPSYRATGEEEHSTRGRARLLFEMIGGHPDSPVTDGWRSTEVRDALDLCLACKGCKSDCPVGVDMATYKAEFLSHHYQGRLRPIAHYSLGWLPVWARASRVAPAAVNTLLRAPGLARLGKRLAGVAPDRQAPLFAEESFLRWWRRRTAQQGWTEPDPADPRTVVLWPDTFSTYFHPSVARSAVRVLEDAGFRVTVPTRPVCCGLTWISTGQLDIAQWVLRNTLRTLRPWMAAGTHIVGLEPSCSAVFRADAPELMPDDEDVKRLADRFLTFSELLLRHAPDDWQPPALTRAATVQTHCHQHAVTGFDADRELMRRAGIDADVLDEGCCGLAGNFGFEAGHHELSMKIGELGVLPAVRESAPDALVLADGFSCRTQIEQGGTGRTALHLAEALAAALDGPPPADRPEKAVARPEAPSPVAARTATAAAGAVVAAAAVAAGAGVHALTRARRNGG, encoded by the coding sequence GTGGACGGCGAGGTGCGCTTCGACGCCGGCAGCCGCGGCGCGTACGCGACCGACGGCTCGAACTACCGGCAGGTCCCGATCGGCGTGGTGGTCCCCCGCTCGGTGGACGCGGGAGCCGCCGCGGTCGCGGTGTGCGCGCGGTTCGGCGCGCCGCTGCTGTCCCGCGGCGGCGGCACCAGCCTGGGCGGCCAGTGCACCAACACCGCGGTCGTGATCGACTGGACGAAGTACTGCGACGCGCTGGTCTCGGTCGACGCCGAGCGGCACACCTGCGTGGTGGAGCCGGGCATCGTCCTTGACGAGCTGAACCGTCAACTGGCCCCGTACGGGCTGATGTTCGGGCCGAAGCCGTCGACGCACAGCCATTGCGCGATCGGCGGCATGGTCGGCAACAACTCGTGCGGCGCGTCCGCGCAGGCGTACGGCAAGACGGTCGACAACCTGCGCCGGCTGGAGGTGCTCACCTACGACGGGCTGCGGATGTGGACCGGGCGCACCTCGCCGCAGGAGTACGACGCGATCGTCGCGGCGGGCGGCCGGCGCGCCGAGCTGTACGAGGGGATGCGCTCCCTCGCCGACCGCCATCTGGCCGACATCCGCCGCGGCTATCCGAAGATCCCGCGCCGGGTGTCCGGCTACAACCTGGACGACCTGCTGCCCGAAAACGGCTTCCACGTGGCGCGCGCCCTGACCGGCAGCGAGAGCACGCTGGTCACGGTGCTGCACGCCGAGCTGGAGCTGGTGCCGGTCCCGGCGGCGCAGGCGATCGTCGTGCTCGGCTACCCCGACATCTGCGCGGCCGCCGACGACGTGCCCCGGCTGCTCGACGTCTGCGAGCCGTCCCAGCTGGAGGCGCTGGACGGCCGGATGGCGCAGCTGATGCGCGAGGAGGGCAGCCACCTGGAGTCGCTGGAGTCGTTCCCCGAGGGCTCCAGCTGGCTGCTGGTGCAGTTCTCCGGGGACGGTCCCGAGGACGTGGACCGGCAGTGCCGCGCGATGCTGGACGGCCTCGGCCGCTCCACCGACGACCCGACGGTCGTGGTGTCCGAGGACGCCGAGCGCGAGCAGCGGATGCTCAAGGCGCGCGAGGCGGGGCTCGGCGTCACCGCGCGCCCGCCGGACGACCGCGAGACGTGGGAGGGCTGGGAGGACTCGGCGGTGCCGCCGGACCGCCTCGGCGACTATCTGCGCGACCTGAAGCAGCTGTTCGCGCGGTTCGGCTACGACCACCCGTCGCTGTACGGGCACTTCGGGCAGGGCTGTGTGCACACCCGCATCCCGTTCGGGCTGCGCACCGCGCAGGGGGTCGCGGACTTCCGGGCGTTCCTGCTGGAGGCGGCCGATCTGGTGGCCTCCTACGGCGGTTCGCTGTCCGGGGAGCACGGCGACGGGCAGGCCCGCGGCGAGCTGCTGCCGAAGATGTTCGGCGAGCGGCTGGTGGGCGCCTTCGGGGAGTTCAAGGCGCTGTTCGACCCGGACGACCGGATGAACCCGGGGAAGGTGGTCGCGCCGAACCCGGTGGACGGGCAGCTGCGGCTGGGGGCCGCGTGGCGCCCGCGCGACGACCGCGACGCGCGGTTCGGCTACCCCGACGACGACCACTCCTTCAACCAGGCCGTGATGCGGTGCGTCGGCATCGGCAACTGCCGCAGCCACGAGGGCGGCGTGATGTGCCCCTCCTACCGGGCCACCGGCGAGGAGGAGCACTCCACCCGCGGCCGGGCCCGGCTGCTGTTCGAGATGATCGGCGGCCACCCGGACTCGCCGGTCACCGACGGCTGGCGCTCCACCGAGGTGCGGGACGCGCTGGACCTGTGCCTGGCCTGCAAGGGCTGCAAGTCCGACTGCCCGGTGGGCGTCGACATGGCCACCTACAAGGCGGAGTTCCTCTCCCACCACTACCAGGGGCGGCTGCGTCCGATCGCGCACTACTCGCTGGGCTGGCTGCCGGTGTGGGCGCGTGCCTCGCGGGTGGCGCCCGCGGCGGTCAACACCCTGCTGCGGGCGCCGGGGCTGGCCCGGCTCGGCAAGCGGCTCGCGGGCGTGGCGCCCGATCGCCAGGCGCCGCTGTTCGCCGAGGAGTCGTTCCTGCGGTGGTGGCGCCGGCGCACCGCGCAGCAGGGGTGGACCGAGCCCGATCCGGCGGACCCGCGGACGGTGGTGCTGTGGCCCGACACGTTCAGCACGTACTTCCATCCGTCGGTGGCGCGCTCCGCCGTGCGGGTGCTGGAGGACGCGGGGTTCCGCGTCACCGTGCCGACGCGGCCGGTGTGCTGCGGCCTGACCTGGATCTCCACCGGCCAACTGGACATCGCGCAATGGGTGTTGCGTAACACGCTGCGCACGCTGCGGCCCTGGATGGCGGCGGGCACGCACATCGTGGGCCTGGAGCCGTCCTGCTCGGCCGTCTTCCGGGCCGACGCGCCGGAGCTGATGCCGGACGACGAGGACGTCAAGCGCCTGGCGGACCGGTTCCTGACCTTCTCCGAACTGCTGCTGCGGCACGCCCCTGACGACTGGCAGCCGCCGGCGCTGACCCGCGCGGCGACCGTGCAGACCCACTGCCACCAGCACGCGGTGACCGGGTTCGACGCCGACCGGGAGCTGATGCGCCGGGCCGGCATCGACGCCGACGTGCTGGACGAGGGCTGCTGCGGACTGGCCGGCAACTTCGGGTTCGAGGCGGGCCATCACGAACTGTCCATGAAGATCGGCGAGTTGGGTGTGCTGCCGGCGGTGCGTGAGAGCGCGCCGGACGCACTGGTGCTCGCCGACGGCTTCAGCTGCCGTACCCAGATCGAGCAGGGCGGCACCGGGCGCACCGCGCTGCACCTGGCCGAGGCGCTCGCCGCGGCACTCGACGGGCCGCCGCCCGCCGACCGGCCGGAGAAGGCCGTGGCGCGGCCCGAGGCGCCGTCGCCGGTCGCCGCCCGCACCGCGACCGCGGCGGCCGGGGCGGTGGTCGCCGCGGCGGCCGTGGCGGCGGGCGCGGGCGTCCACGCGCTGACCCGCGCCCGCAGGAACGGGGGGTGA
- a CDS encoding MBL fold metallo-hydrolase, whose product MSSTVHDVRTPAAPRVQEVSDGVFAYHQPDGTWWINNTGFLVGRRGVTSIDACSTERRTRAYLEAIRAVTPRPVRTLVNTHHHGDHTYGNHLFEDATIVGHEAVREGILAWGAPRSAPFWTEVDWGDFEAAPPFLTYTEGVTLWVDDLRCEVRHVGTAAHTTSDSLVWIPERRVLFAGDLLFNGGTPFLLQGSVSGAIGVLEDVVRPLGAEVIVPGHGPVTGPGTIDDVLGYLRFVQDTARAAVDAGLSPLEAARETDLGPYAGLADRERIVGNLHRAYAELAGAAPGAPIDAAAALADMVAYNGGRPLTCLA is encoded by the coding sequence ATGAGCAGCACCGTGCACGATGTCAGGACGCCCGCCGCGCCGCGCGTGCAGGAGGTCAGCGACGGCGTCTTCGCCTACCACCAGCCCGACGGGACCTGGTGGATCAACAACACCGGGTTCCTCGTCGGCCGCCGCGGCGTCACCAGCATCGACGCCTGCTCCACAGAGCGGCGCACCCGGGCCTACCTGGAAGCCATCAGGGCGGTCACGCCGCGGCCGGTCCGCACACTGGTCAACACCCACCACCACGGCGACCACACCTACGGCAACCACCTCTTCGAGGACGCGACGATCGTCGGCCATGAGGCGGTGCGCGAGGGGATACTCGCCTGGGGCGCCCCGCGCTCGGCGCCGTTCTGGACCGAGGTCGACTGGGGCGACTTCGAGGCGGCGCCGCCCTTCCTGACGTACACCGAGGGCGTGACGCTGTGGGTGGACGACCTGCGCTGCGAGGTGCGGCACGTGGGCACGGCGGCGCACACCACCAGCGACTCCCTGGTGTGGATCCCCGAGCGCCGAGTGCTGTTCGCGGGCGACCTGTTGTTCAACGGCGGCACGCCGTTCCTGCTCCAGGGGTCGGTGTCCGGTGCGATCGGCGTGCTGGAGGACGTGGTCCGGCCGCTCGGCGCGGAGGTCATCGTGCCCGGCCACGGGCCGGTCACCGGTCCCGGGACCATCGACGACGTGCTGGGCTACCTGCGCTTCGTGCAGGACACCGCCCGGGCCGCCGTCGACGCGGGCCTGTCCCCGCTGGAGGCCGCCCGCGAGACCGACCTCGGGCCGTACGCGGGGCTCGCCGACCGCGAGCGGATCGTCGGCAACCTGCACCGCGCCTACGCCGAGCTGGCCGGCGCCGCGCCCGGCGCCCCGATCGACGCGGCGGCGGCCCTGGCCGACATGGTCGCCTACAACGGCGGGCGCCCGCTGACCTGCCTGGCCTGA
- a CDS encoding TetR/AcrR family transcriptional regulator produces MAAQGTSGQTAAGRVNQKRRTHLAIVRAATDLIRTGREVTMPEVARTALVSEATAYRYFPDMASLLQEAMTDMVPSPDEVLAAIGDRADPVERVGAAAEFMLRHVLTLQGAIRAMIAATVAHPQGPARRPGLRFGVIDQALAPVAGAVPAEAVARLKLGLSLVVSAEALFNLMDLAGLDPDAAVAAAADTARTLTRAALAEAGSSGGA; encoded by the coding sequence ATGGCAGCGCAGGGCACTTCGGGGCAGACGGCCGCGGGCCGGGTCAACCAGAAGCGGCGCACCCACCTGGCGATCGTCCGCGCGGCGACCGACCTGATCCGCACCGGCCGCGAGGTGACGATGCCGGAGGTGGCCAGGACCGCGCTGGTCTCCGAGGCCACGGCCTACCGCTACTTCCCCGACATGGCCAGCCTCCTCCAGGAGGCGATGACGGACATGGTCCCCTCCCCCGACGAGGTGCTCGCGGCGATCGGCGACCGCGCGGACCCGGTCGAACGCGTCGGCGCCGCCGCGGAGTTCATGCTGCGGCACGTGCTGACGCTCCAGGGCGCGATCCGCGCGATGATCGCGGCGACCGTCGCCCACCCGCAGGGTCCGGCCCGGCGGCCCGGGCTGCGGTTCGGGGTGATCGACCAGGCCCTCGCGCCGGTGGCCGGGGCGGTCCCCGCCGAGGCGGTCGCCCGGCTCAAGCTCGGGCTCAGCCTCGTGGTCAGCGCCGAGGCCCTGTTCAACCTCATGGACCTGGCCGGGCTCGACCCGGACGCCGCCGTGGCCGCGGCGGCCGACACGGCGCGGACGCTGACCCGCGCGGCGCTGGCGGAGGCGGGGAGCTCCGGGGGCGCCTGA
- a CDS encoding cupin domain-containing protein: protein MNDVSVVGPDGGETIVLGPARMRIMEDGATTEHRLGIGEITLAPHSAGPPQHRHARHDEGFYVVSGTALFTVGATEHLAPAGTLVMVPPGAPHTFANPGDVPVVMVNTFTPDLYVQYFRDLGEMLAGGTPMTDESTARVMSRYATTASDEFA from the coding sequence ATGAACGACGTGTCGGTCGTCGGCCCGGACGGCGGCGAGACCATCGTCCTCGGACCCGCGCGCATGCGGATCATGGAGGACGGCGCCACGACGGAACACCGCCTGGGCATCGGCGAGATCACCCTCGCCCCGCACAGCGCGGGCCCGCCCCAGCACCGCCATGCCCGCCACGACGAGGGCTTCTACGTGGTGTCCGGCACCGCGCTGTTCACGGTCGGCGCCACCGAGCACCTCGCGCCCGCGGGCACCCTGGTGATGGTCCCGCCCGGCGCCCCGCACACCTTCGCCAACCCCGGCGACGTCCCCGTGGTGATGGTCAACACCTTCACCCCGGACCTCTATGTGCAGTACTTCCGCGACCTCGGCGAAATGCTCGCCGGCGGCACGCCGATGACCGACGAGTCCACCGCGCGGGTGATGAGCCGTTATGCGACCACCGCGTCCGACGAGTTCGCCTGA